One region of Desulfitobacterium chlororespirans DSM 11544 genomic DNA includes:
- the nadB gene encoding L-aspartate oxidase: MRRYLVPWRFEECRIYSTGVLVLGSGIAGLYTALKASEYFEVTVLTKKGIPESNTKHAQGGIAVALDQEDSPSLHYEDTLYAGAGLCESDSVRALVEDGPLRVEELIRMGAHFDRKNGKLAFTQEAAHSRRRVLHANGDATGEEIERTLVAQALGEERILVKEEQFLLDLLKNSKGEVIGALSLNGLTQEPEIYLAQAVVLATGGLGQLYCYTTNPEVATGDGIAAAYRAGAQLMDMEFVQFHPTALFIPGAPRFLISEAVRGEGAHLLNAQGERFMQDVPGKELAPRDVVARGIWREQAKGEVTLDFRPIGLAKVPRRFPMIYQTCLDYGINVLEERLPVAPAAHYMMGGVRTDERGRTSLTNLYASGECACNGVHGANRLASNSLLDGLVFGGRIVEDIVNTVRAKGSSNPQPRDIYAENDEKPPKAGQEQSPLKREELQELMWEYVGIIREEEGLKKAIKLIGSWDSAFIPEKEIPQLELKNLLTTGYCVARAALAREESRGGHYRSDYPEINTKDLKHSIQARGTDNVCTIPVSRVD; this comes from the coding sequence GTGAGGAGATATTTGGTGCCTTGGCGCTTTGAGGAATGTCGTATTTATTCGACAGGGGTGTTGGTTCTGGGGAGCGGAATAGCAGGTTTGTACACGGCTCTTAAGGCCAGCGAGTATTTTGAGGTCACTGTACTGACCAAGAAAGGAATTCCGGAGAGCAACACGAAACATGCTCAAGGGGGTATCGCTGTAGCTTTGGACCAAGAGGATTCACCCTCTTTGCATTACGAGGATACGCTCTACGCAGGTGCAGGTTTATGTGAATCCGATTCCGTCCGGGCTTTGGTTGAAGATGGTCCCCTGCGGGTCGAAGAGCTGATTCGGATGGGTGCCCATTTTGATCGGAAGAACGGGAAACTGGCTTTTACTCAGGAGGCTGCCCACAGCCGCAGAAGAGTTCTCCATGCCAACGGAGATGCTACAGGGGAGGAAATCGAACGGACCCTGGTCGCTCAAGCCCTTGGGGAAGAGCGAATCCTTGTCAAAGAAGAGCAATTCCTGCTGGATCTCTTAAAAAACTCAAAGGGAGAAGTTATCGGGGCGCTCAGCCTCAATGGTCTGACCCAAGAGCCGGAGATTTATCTGGCCCAAGCTGTCGTTTTGGCTACAGGAGGGTTAGGTCAGCTATACTGTTATACGACGAACCCGGAAGTGGCTACAGGGGATGGTATAGCAGCGGCTTATCGGGCAGGAGCCCAATTGATGGATATGGAGTTTGTCCAATTTCACCCCACGGCGCTGTTTATTCCGGGAGCACCGCGGTTTTTAATCTCAGAAGCTGTCCGGGGGGAGGGAGCTCATCTTCTCAATGCTCAGGGAGAACGGTTTATGCAGGATGTTCCCGGCAAAGAGCTGGCACCCCGGGACGTGGTAGCACGGGGGATTTGGCGGGAGCAGGCTAAGGGTGAGGTAACCTTGGATTTCCGGCCCATCGGTTTAGCAAAAGTGCCCCGGCGTTTCCCGATGATTTATCAGACCTGCCTGGACTATGGGATCAATGTCCTGGAGGAGCGGCTTCCGGTAGCTCCCGCTGCTCATTATATGATGGGCGGAGTCCGTACGGATGAAAGGGGCAGGACAAGCCTCACCAATCTTTATGCCAGTGGGGAATGCGCCTGCAATGGTGTTCATGGAGCGAACCGATTGGCCAGCAACTCTCTCCTGGATGGGCTCGTCTTTGGGGGGCGTATCGTGGAAGATATTGTGAATACGGTCCGCGCTAAAGGCTCTTCTAATCCTCAGCCCCGTGATATTTATGCAGAAAATGATGAAAAGCCCCCGAAGGCCGGTCAGGAGCAGAGCCCCCTTAAACGTGAGGAACTGCAAGAATTGATGTGGGAGTATGTAGGAATTATCCGGGAAGAAGAAGGCTTGAAGAAGGCCATTAAGCTTATCGGGAGCTGGGATAGCGCCTTTATACCTGAAAAGGAAATCCCACAGTTAGAATTGAAAAATCTTCTGACCACCGGTTATTGCGTAGCCCGGGCTGCCTTGGCCCGTGAAGAGAGCCGCGGGGGGCATTACCGTTCGGACTATCCTGAGATCAATACCAAGGATTTGAAACATTCCATTCAAGCAAGGGGGACCGATAATGTTTGCACCATTCCAGTATCAAGAGTTGATTGA
- the nadC gene encoding carboxylating nicotinate-nucleotide diphosphorylase: MFAPFQYQELIERALQEDLGTGDLSSAIFPKTAKTHAKIYAKQKGIACGLEITKQVFKTVDPELEVSISKADGELVERGTVVMEIAGAICSILSAERTALNFLQHLSGVATATYEAVTECYGLPTRITDTRKTIPGLRMLQKYAVAMGGGQNHRFGLYDAVMLKDNHIAAAGGIRPAVAAARSRIGHMVKIEVECENLEQVQEAVAAGAEVIMLDNMNLEIMSKAVEMVRGRAVVEASGGIRKGDLRAVAETGVDVISMGAITHSVQAMDFSLDIGDIKALTKERWEKGENCAK, encoded by the coding sequence ATGTTTGCACCATTCCAGTATCAAGAGTTGATTGAACGAGCTTTACAGGAGGATTTGGGAACCGGGGATTTAAGTTCTGCTATTTTCCCCAAAACAGCTAAGACTCATGCTAAAATCTATGCCAAGCAAAAGGGCATCGCTTGCGGATTGGAGATAACGAAGCAGGTCTTTAAGACAGTGGATCCTGAACTTGAAGTATCCATTAGCAAAGCAGACGGCGAGCTGGTTGAGCGGGGAACTGTGGTTATGGAGATCGCCGGTGCAATTTGCTCCATTTTGAGTGCGGAGCGTACTGCGTTGAACTTTTTGCAGCACCTTTCCGGGGTGGCTACGGCGACCTATGAGGCGGTAACGGAATGCTACGGACTGCCCACACGCATTACAGATACCCGTAAAACCATACCGGGCTTAAGAATGCTGCAAAAATACGCCGTAGCTATGGGTGGCGGACAGAACCATCGCTTTGGCTTGTATGATGCCGTCATGTTAAAGGATAATCATATTGCCGCTGCCGGAGGCATCCGCCCTGCAGTAGCAGCTGCCCGCAGCCGGATCGGACATATGGTCAAGATCGAAGTGGAATGTGAGAACCTTGAGCAGGTGCAAGAAGCAGTCGCGGCCGGAGCTGAAGTTATTATGCTGGATAATATGAATTTAGAAATCATGAGCAAAGCCGTGGAGATGGTCCGGGGCAGAGCTGTGGTGGAAGCCTCCGGCGGTATCAGGAAAGGCGACCTGCGTGCCGTGGCCGAAACCGGGGTGGATGTTATCTCCATGGGGGCCATTACCCATTCTGTGCAAGCCATGGACTTTTCCTTGGATATCGGAGATATTAAAGCTTTAACCAAAGAGCGCTGGGAAAAGGGAGAGAACTGTGCGAAGTAA